A single Leptidea sinapis chromosome 2, ilLepSina1.1, whole genome shotgun sequence DNA region contains:
- the LOC126974537 gene encoding zinc finger protein 595-like: MQQYNQSNDLMKNNRRHTGEKPYYCNECGKSFNRSSDLKRHNKIHTGEKPYSCEVCGKSFNQSGTLKIHNRIHTGEKPYSCNECGKSFNKSADMKIHKRLHTGEKPYSCKVCGKSFNQLGMFKIHYRIHTGEKPYSCNECGKSFNQSADLKIHKRLHTGEKPYSCKECAKSFSQLGALKRHNLLHTGEKPYSCKVCGKSFNQSGALKIHNRIHTGEKPYSCDKCGKSYKKSGALKRHNKKHTGEKPYTCKVCGKSFNQSRDLKIHNRFHTGEKPYSCKVCGKSFNQSGTLKIHNRIHTGEKPYSCKVCGKSFNGSSPLNTHNKIHTGEKPYFCKVCGKSFNQSGALNKHNRIHSGEKPYSCNECGKSFNCSSGLKVHSRIHTGEKPYTCDECGKSFNSSSALKRHNGIHTGVKAIIL, encoded by the coding sequence atgcAACAATACAATCAATCTAAtgatttgatgaaaaataatagaagacatactggtgaaaagccatattattgtaatgaatgTGGTAAAAGCTTCAATCGTTCAAGTGATTTGAAGAGacacaataaaatacatactggtgaaaagccatattcttgtgaagtatgtggtaagagcttcaatcAATCAGGTACGTTGAAGATACACAATAGAATACACACTGGTGAAAAACCATATTCTTGTAAtgaatgtggtaagagcttcaatAAATCAGCTGATATGAAGATACACAAAAGGCTTcacactggtgaaaagccatattcttgtaaagtatgtggtaagagtttcaatcaATTAGGTATGTTCAAGATTCACTATAGAATACACACTGGTGAAAAACCATATTCTTGTAAtgaatgtggtaagagcttcaatcAATCAGCTGATTTAAAGATACACAAAAGGCTTCACACTGGTGAAAAGCCCTATTCTTGTAAAGAATGTGCTAAGAGCTTCAGTCAATTAGGTGCATTGAAGAGACACAATTTattacatactggtgaaaagccatattcttgtaaagtatgtggtaagagcttcaatcAATCAGGTGCGTTGAAGATACACAATAGAATAcacactggtgaaaagccatattcttgtgataaatgtggtaaGAGCTACAAAAAATCAGGTGCGTTGAAGAGACACAATAAAAAAcacactggtgaaaagccatatacctgtaaagtatgtggtaagagcttcaatcAATCAAGAGATTTgaagatacataatagatttcatactggtgaaaagccatattcttgtaaagtatgtggtaagagcttcaacCAATCAGGTACATTGAAGATACACAATAGAATACACACTGGGGAAAAACCATACTCTTGTAaagtatgtggtaagagcttcaatGGATCAAGTCCGTTGAATACACACAATAagatacatactggtgaaaagccatatttttgtaaagtatgtggtaagagcttcaatcAATCAGGTGCATTGAACAAACACAATAGAATACActctggtgaaaagccatattcttgtaatgaatgtggtaagagcttcaatTGTTCAAGTGGATTGAAGGTACACAGTAGAATAcacactggtgaaaagccatatacTTGTGAtgaatgtggtaagagcttcaatAGTTCAAGTGCATTGAAGAGACACAATGGAATACACACTGGTGTAAAAGCTATTATCTTGTAA